One Aphidius gifuensis isolate YNYX2018 linkage group LG3, ASM1490517v1, whole genome shotgun sequence DNA window includes the following coding sequences:
- the LOC122853359 gene encoding probable malonyl-CoA-acyl carrier protein transacylase, mitochondrial produces the protein MWPRLILSKSEGVHLSLINWSRYVVSKKYSTKLPEEPTSNSKNPDEPPSNLKSQEENKITDLLDNSASYNEAADTSWKTSPYPDGAILPSEQPKRPRQDPQETSIVLFPGQGTIKVGQVKDYLHFPRVTELFKVANDALGYDLLDICLNGPQEKLNRCEYNQPATTAISLAAIEKLREERPTSIEGCKTVAGYSIGEIPALVFAGGLSFEDGIRLAGVRGAAMQQACDLNKQAMISVFIKAGSSLKKICEPSIKYAEELGVADPICRVAIFVCPQTKIIAGHEEAIEYIEKNRRELRLIRVKRLPVSGAFHTALMEPAVDTFKKALSTVEINPLRLQVFSNVKGKPYLTPEEIKKLLVKQLTRPVRWEQILQHLYARPDGENFPRTFDVASNGSLKAMLTRVNLKAANSCITA, from the exons ATGTGGCCAAGATTAATACTGTCAAAGTCTGAAGGAGTACACTTGAGTCTCATCAATTGGAGCAGGTATGttgtgtcaaaaaaatattcaactaaaTTACCAGAAGAACCAACAAGTAATTCTAAAAATCCAGATGAACCaccaagtaatttaaaaagccaagaagaaaataaaataacagatTTATTAGATAATTCAGCAAGTTATAATGAAGCAGCAGATACAAGTTGGAAAACATCACCATATCCAGATGGTGCAATATTACCAAGTGAACAACCAAAACGTCCTAGACAAGATCCACAAGAAACAAGTATTGTTTTATTTCCTGGACAAGGAACAATTAAAGTTGGACAAGTTAAagattatttacattttccaCGTGTTactgaattatttaaagtagCTAATGATGCATTGGGTTATGATTTGTTAGATATATGTTTAAATGGTCCACAAGAAAAGTTAAATAGATGTGAATATAATCAaccagcaacaacagcaataTCATTAGCagctattgaaaaattacgtGAAGAAAGACCAACATCAATTGAAGGATGTAAAACAGTTGCTGGTTATAGTATTGGTGAAATACCAGCATTAGTATTTGCTGGTGGTTTATCATTTGAAGATGGTATTAGACTTGCTGGTGTTAGAGGTGCTGCAATGCAACAAGCAtgtgatttaaataaacaagcaATGATATCTGTATTTATAAAAGCTGGTTctagcttaaaaaaaatatgtgaacCATCAATTAAGTATGCTGAAGAATTGGGTGTTGCTGATCCAATTTGcag aGTAGCTATTTTTGTTTGTCCACAAACTAAAATAATTGCTGGACATGAAGAAGCCATTgaatacattgaaaaaaataggaGAGAACTTCGTCTTATTCGTGTTAAACGTTTACCAGTATCTGGTGCATTTCATACAGCGTTAATGGAACCAGCTGttgatacatttaaaaaagcaCTCAGTACTGTTGAAATAAATCCACTTAGACTAcaagttttttcaaatgtcAAGGGAAAACCTTATTTAACACCTGAggagattaaaaaattgttagttAAACAGTTGACAAGACCAGTTAGATGGGAACAAATATTACAGCATCTTTATGCTAGACCAGATGGTGAAAATTTTCCAAGGACTTTTGATGTTGCTTCAAATGGTTCCTTAAAAGCAATGCTTACAAGGGTTAATTTAAAAGCAGCAAATTCTTGTATAACtgcataa
- the LOC122853360 gene encoding metacaspase-2-like yields the protein MEQFCPLCQKIGQMKIIKQMQINPKEFIIMCTEPKCPWPFGYEKIEIIPRDFKLISKPQKRKEKKKNTVEIDKLVLYTPPVTPNEDSTSEIDSMTLLTTQNYSAEPSNIKKLSKHDKKASLPFNNNKSIFDIDDSTTVPRKEIDNLIVKMNKSKNCDNINKLVNKKIKSNGIKIKANKRQKLNITKQIKGEKLYVLKQKNESNNIVKSSTEISHENNINLIDNSLPKIDNIINENTINYNDNISLELNSNLESYHDIDNEFNIDGSNAFIGIPSTNLPVENSIVAYDSNITNDTSNIVSENSKILADNNLNGNNDCTFSGLQNFDDLISNECSQLTTYQTDDTELDWLSLCS from the exons aTGGAGCAGTTTTGTCCATTGTGTCAAAAAATTggacaaatgaaaataataaaacaaatgcaaATTAATCCAAAGGAATTTATCATCATGTGTACAGAACCtaag tgtcCTTGGCCATTTggatatgaaaaaatagaaataatacctagagattttaaattaatttctaaaccACAGAagaggaaagaaaaaaagaaaaatactgtTGAAATTGATAAACTGGTACTTTATACACCACCAGTAACACCAAACGAAGACAGCACATCAGAAATTGACAGCATGACATTATTAACAACACAAAATTATTCAGCTGAACcgagtaatattaaaaaattaagtaaacatgataaaaaagCATCATTAccatttaacaataataaaagtatatttgaCATTGATGATTCTACAACTGTGCCTAGAAAAGaaatagataatttaattgtcaaaatgaataagtcaaaaaattgtgataatattaataagttagtgaataaaaaaattaagtcaaatggcataaaaattaaagcaaataaacgtcaaaaattaaatattacaaagcAAATTAAAGGTGAAAAATTGTACGTTTTGAAGCAAAAAAATGAGTCAAATAACATAGTTAAAAGCTCAACTGAAATTAGTCAtgagaataatataaatttaattgataattcactGCCAAAGATTGACAAtataatcaatgaaaatactattaattataatgataatatttcattagaattaaatagtaatttaGAATCTTatcatgatattgataatgaatttaatattgatggtTCAAATGCATTTATTGGTATTCCATCAACAAATTTACCAGtagaaaattcaattgttgCATATGACTCTAATATTACAAATGATACTTCAAATATTGTatctgaaaattcaaaaattttagctgataataatttaaatggcAATAATGATTGTACTTTTAGTGGtcttcaaaattttgatgatttaatatcTAATGAATGTTCACAATTAACAACATATCAAACTGATGACACTGAGCTTGATTGGCTCAGTTTATGCTCTTAA